One stretch of Scophthalmus maximus strain ysfricsl-2021 chromosome 12, ASM2237912v1, whole genome shotgun sequence DNA includes these proteins:
- the LOC118284956 gene encoding myeloid-associated differentiation marker homolog, producing MPVVVFPTSRLLWVRVAALLFTCVAFSVAAHGAALYGGMADWCIFCWAFSFACTLLVLLVEQFGLQARIPVSWSNFHITIACYGALLCLSASVIFPLFFLRNQPVSSDARDHRIVSTVFSCLATVAYMGEVSLTKARPGEVAGYMATAPGLLKVCQTSLACVIFILVSDSVSYNHHAALKWCMAVYCICFILSMAVVLLCVGECTGCLPIPFSKFLSAYGLLAVIMYLTATILWPVFQFDKQYRGAGSASSKLIAVAVLTALNFLLYLADLAYTARLVFVSV from the coding sequence ATGCCCGTGGTCGTGTTTCCCACCTCGCGGCTGCTGTGGGTGCGCGTCGCCGCCCTGTTGTTCACCTGCGTGGCTTTCAGCGTGGCGGCGCACGGAGCCGCGCTGTACGGGGGCATGGCGGACTGGTGCATCTTCTGCTGGGCGTTCAGCTTCGCGTGCaccctgctggtgctgctggtggagcaGTTTGGCCTCCAGGCCCGCATCCCAGTGTCCTGGTCCAACTTCCACATCACCATAGCCTGCTACGGCGCCCTCCTCTGCCTGTCGGCCTCCGTCATCTTCCCACTCTTTTTCCTCAGGAACCAGCCGGTGAGCAGTGATGCCCGCGACCATCGCATCGTCTCCACCGTCTTCTCCTGCCTGGCGACGGTGGCCTACATGGGGGAGGTGAGCCTGACCAAGGCGCGGCCGGGAGAGGTGGCGGGCTACATGGCCACAGCGCCGGGCCTGCTGAAGGTGTGCCAGACCTCCTTGGCCTGCGTTATCTTCATCCTGGTCAGCGACTCCGTGTCGTATAACCACCACGCGGCGCTCAAGTGGTGCATGGCCGTGTACTGCATCTGCTTCATCCTCTCCATGGCCgtggtgctgctgtgtgtgggagagtgcACCGGCTGTCTGCCCATCCCCTTCTCCAAGTTCCTGTCGGCGTACGGCCTCCTGGCGGTGATCATGTACTTGACCGCCACCATCCTCTGGCCCGTGTTCCAGTTCGACAAGCAGTACCGGGGCGCGGGCAGCGCGTCGTCCAAACTGATCGCCGTGGCCGTGCTCACTGCCCTCAACTTCCTGCTTTACCTCGCTGACCTGGCCTACACCGCCAGACTCGTGTTCGTCAGTGTCTGA